GGAATTTCACGTTATTTTGATGCGAATTGTCGCGTTCAAAGGGCTACAGGATGGAGAAAACGATGACAAGAAAGGATTTGAAAGACCACGGGCCCATTTTGGTCAGCGCCTGTCTGCTTGGGATATATTGCCGTTATGACGGACGCTGCGAGACGGACGAGAGGGTCATGGCCCTGTCCAGGGATCATGTTCTGATCCCTGTCTGCCCGGAACAGCTGGGTGGTCTGCCCACGCCGCGTTCGGCCGTGGAGCTGCTCGACGGCCGGGCCGTGACCAGGGACGGGGCCGACCTGACCGAAGCCTTCGAACGCGGGGTCCTGCAGGTAGAGCGAGTGGCCCGGCTGACCGGGGCCCGGGCGGCCGTTTTACAGCCGCGCTCGCCGAGCTGCGGGCGGGGCATCATTTATGATGGCACCTTTTCCAGCCGACGCATCGAGGGAGACGGCGCCCTGACGCAGTATCTGCGGGCGCAGGGTTTTTTGCTGCTCGTGCCCGACGAACTTGATTGACTCGGGATCTTTTCTTTTGTCGTGGATGAATTACCAATATTGATGATTCATCCGCATGAATGGAGGGCGCAATGACAAACACGGCAAACAGACGCGAATTCACGCGTCAGCGAAAAGAGATCAGGGTGCGGTACAGCCTGCTCGGCAGCGAGGAATACAGCGATGCCCAGCTCGTGGACGTGAGCGAAGGGGGGCTTTGCATGGAAGCCAGTGCGCCGCTCAGGACCGGCACCCAGATTTATGTCCAGCTCTTGAACATCAATCCCGAAATATCGGGATTGGCCGCGCACAGGACCTCGCATGGCAGGGTGCGCTGGACCAGGGATTTGGGCTGCTTGGAACAAACCCGTTTCGGGATCGGGGTGCAGTACACGCATCCTGTCTGTCACTGATGAACGCAAACAGGAAGAAGCATGTCCGCATTTGAACAGGAGCTTGAGGCGACCGGGGAATTGTTGAAGAATGAGAAAATTTCCAAGGAATTGGCGCGGGCCCATGTCAGATCCCTGGCCTGGTTCAGACAGAACCTGGCCGAGCTTGAAGCGGCTGGCTGGAGCGTTGCCGAGCTGTACCGCATCGGGACCCTGTCGTTTCCCTATTCGGAGTGGGGGCCGGGCTGGTTGACCTTGTGGAACAATGAAAAATGTTCGCCCCGACTGGGCCGTCGGGGCGAGATAGAGTTCGTCCTGCACGAGGCGGGTGGGGACGTTGTTCAGTCCTGCCGTCTCGACAGAAGTTATTTGTCCTGACTATTCTGCCTGGCCCAGGGTCTGGTTGCCCGTCGGCGCCGGGTCCACTTCCGGCTGGGGTTCCAGGGCGCGTTCCTGCACAGCTTCCGCCGTCC
The Desulfomicrobium apsheronum genome window above contains:
- a CDS encoding PilZ domain-containing protein yields the protein MTNTANRREFTRQRKEIRVRYSLLGSEEYSDAQLVDVSEGGLCMEASAPLRTGTQIYVQLLNINPEISGLAAHRTSHGRVRWTRDLGCLEQTRFGIGVQYTHPVCH
- a CDS encoding DUF523 domain-containing protein, giving the protein MTRKDLKDHGPILVSACLLGIYCRYDGRCETDERVMALSRDHVLIPVCPEQLGGLPTPRSAVELLDGRAVTRDGADLTEAFERGVLQVERVARLTGARAAVLQPRSPSCGRGIIYDGTFSSRRIEGDGALTQYLRAQGFLLLVPDELD